One Dromiciops gliroides isolate mDroGli1 chromosome 3, mDroGli1.pri, whole genome shotgun sequence DNA segment encodes these proteins:
- the KIAA1522 gene encoding uncharacterized protein KIAA1522 homolog isoform X4 produces the protein MGTEEQDNISFCSQSTTSTMESSAAEDAMSIRSEMIQRKGSTFRPHDSFPSKSGKSGRRRRERRSTVLGLPQHVQKELGLRNGHDLPGMARPPARLTNGHGAAGGVVHIPTVDGQLAVPGSDVPGVRVSLVRLEAGSGDEAALQRHIDRVYQDDSLLGRRTGARLSPLVRPKSLAVPGMTGGAGSPEPLSPAMSISPQATYLSKIIPNAVLPPTVDVVALSRCSVRTLSRCSLMSASPASVRSLGRFSSSSSSCRPRSRHASSSSDNWSHSQSTETIVSDGSTLSSQGGSEERVDGLPGHEEGSAPRRESPRSPAGSGASVATGSGQASPSVGSSKADGSDTISIQSGHSSVRSVSLRKLKRAPAPPRRTYSLHQRGSADGAPGLPPKPERKQPQLPAAGEPEEAAPGVQVPALSPSTSQRLVGSPERTLSPSSGYSSQSGTPTLPPKGLVGPPASPGKRSPRPLKPDRVCSLRSPGASVSSSLTSLCSSVSSCDPALVDKGVPVQPPDAPLPLTNPADRFVIPPHPKVPAPFSPPPSKPKPPTPTAPAATPNSNSNSAPSPIQGSMTPGKSKQESSTPPKGGSPPPSPPPSYHPPPPPAKKVEAVAEAPPSAPLNSDGEAFQDPSWPPPPPPAPEEHDLSMADFPPPDEAFFSPARPESPAPTMASPPAPTEPLGPAQASPAPPESPPQSVAKPEMQASSSFLATISQSQPQSESQPTPEPPPVAPPLPAPVLQPSSGKLSEPVKEPLGRSKSIPAPKEDASLPIVTPSLLQMVRLRSVAPPALPASEVPAAPAPAPAPAPAPQKPLRKALSVRGGQAPGPSTGLHAAMRLKVSSLASTEAPLSPQPNGPPEPEASSPRPQSPASPASTASFIFSKGAKKLQLERPVSPEAQADLQRNLVAELRTLSEHRGPQVQRKPSKSAPPVARKPALGFSPSGSPGNKPAESPSASPANGHARPEDRTKRELAENGGTVQLAGLEPQPLNPTASEKQEELV, from the exons GTCTAAGGAATGGGCATGACCTGCCCGGCATGGCCAGGCCTCCTGCTCGCCTTACCAATGGTCATGGTGCAGCAGGGGGAGTGGTCCACATCCCCACAGTGGATGGGCAGCTGGCGGTCCCTGGGAGTGATGTTCCTGGGGTTCGAGTGTCACTGGTCAGGCTGGAAGCAGGGTCTGGGGATGAGGCTGCCTTACAACGCCACATCGATCGTGTCTACCAAGATGACAGCCTTCTTGGCCGAAGGACAGGGGCTCGGCTGTCCCCCCTGGTCCGACCCAAGTCACTGGCCGTGCCGGGGATGACCGGTGGGGCGGGATCCCCAGAGCCGCTCAGCCCGGCCATGTCCATCTCACCCCAGGCCACCTACCTCTCCAAGATCATCCCGAATGCAGTCTTGCCACCAACTGTGGATGTAGTGGCCCTGAGCCGCTGCAGCGTCCGCACCCTGAGCCGCTGCAGCCTCATGTCAGCCAGCCCAGCCTCTGTTCGCTCCCTGGGgcgcttctcctcctcctcttcttcctgccGACCCCGAAGCCGCCATGCCTCTTCCTCCAGTGACAACTGGAGCCACTCACAGTCCACAGAAACAATCGTGTCGGACGGATCTACGCTGTCATCCCAGGGGGGCTCGGAAGAGCGAGTGGACGGGCTGCCGGGCCATGAGGAGGGCAGTGCCCCCCGCCGAGAGAGCCCCCGCAGTCCAGCAGGTAGCGGGGCCTCTGTGGCCACAGGCAGTGGGCAGGCTTCGCCCAGCGTGGGCAGCAGCAAGGCCGATGGCTCAGACACCATCAGCATTCAGAGTGGACACTCGTCTGTCAGGAGCGTGTCTCTGCGGAAGCTCAAACGTGCTCCGGCACCCCCCCGCCGGACCTATTCCCTTCACCAGCGAGGTTCAGCCGATGGGGCCCCCGGGCTGCCCCCCAAGCCGGAACGAAAGCAGCCACAGCTCCCTGCTGCTGGGGAGCCCGAGGAGGCGGCCCCTGGAGTGCAGGTCCCAGCTCTGTCTCCCAGCACCTCGCAGCGCCTAGTGGGCTCCCCTGAGCGTACACTCTCCCCGTCAAGTGGCTATTCTAGCCAGAGTGGCACCCCTACACTGCCTCCCAAGGGGCTGGTGGGGCCCCCTGCCTCCCCAGGCAAGCGATCCCCAAGGCCTCTAAAGCCTGATCGAGTTTGCTCTCTGAGGTCCCCTGGGGCCTCAGTGTCTTCCTCACTCACCTCCCTCTGTTCCTCTGTTTCATCCTGTGACCCAGCTCTTGTAGATAAGGGTGTCCCTGTGCAGCCTCCAGATGCTCCCTTGCCCCTAACCAACCCGGCTGACAGATTTGTCATTCCCCCTCACCCTAAAGTCCCGGCCCCTTTCTCTCCACCACCCTCAAAACCCAAGCCCCCCACTCCAACTGCACCTGCAGCTACCCCTAACTCCAATTCTAATTCTGCTCCTTCTCCTATCCAGGGGTCCATGACCCCTGGGAAATCTAAGCAGGAATCTTCTACACCCCCCAAGGGTGgatctcctcccccttcccctcctccatcttATCACCCACCCCCACCACCTGCTAAGAAAGTGGAGGCAGTTGCCGAGGCCCCACCCTCAGCACCTCTGAATTCTGATGGGGAGGCCTTCCAGGACCCCAGCTGGCCACCCCCGCCTCCCCCTGCTCCAGAGGAACACGACCTGTCCATGGCTGATTTCCCCCCACCAGATGAGGCCTTCTTCTCGCCTGCTAGGCCAGAGTCCCCAGCTCCAACTATGGCCTCGCCCCCTGCCCCCACCGAGCCTCTTGGCCCAGCCCAGGCCTCTCCTGCACCTCCAGAGTCTCCTCCTCAGTCTGTGGCCAAGCCTGAGATGCAGGCCTCCAGCTCCTTCTTGGCCACCATCTCACAAAGCCAACCCCAGTCTGAGTCCCAGCCTACACCTGAACCCCCACCCGTGGCTCCACCCTTGCCAGCCCCCGTCCTTCAACCTAGTTCTGGGAAGCTGTCCGAGCCAGTCAAGGAGCCCTTGGGGCGTAGTAAGAGCATCCCTGCGCCCAAGGAAGATGCCAGCCTCCCTATTGTCACGCCCTCCTTGTTGCAGATGGTGCGGTTACGCTCCGTTGCTCCCCCGGCTCTTCCAGCCTCCGAGGtcccagctgcccctgcccctgcccctgcccctgcccccgccCCGCAGAAACCACTGCGGAAGGCACTGTCTGTGAGGGGTGGCCAGGCACCTGGGCCCTCCACTGGGCTTCACGCAGCCATGCGCCTCAAGGTCTCCAGCCTGGCCTCCACAGAAGCCCCCCTCAGTCCTCAACCCAATGGCCCGCCCGAGCCAGAGGCCTCGTCACCACGGCCACAGTCCCCCGCCTCTCCCGCCTCCACCGCCAGCTTCATCTTCTCCAAGGGTGCCAAGAAGCTGCAGCTGGAGCGCCCCGTCTCTCCTGAGGCCCAGGCTGACCTGCAGCGGAACCTGGTGGCTGAACTCCGGACCTTGTCTGAACATCGGGGGCCGCAGGTCCAGAGGAAACCCAGCAAGTCTGCCCCGCCTGTGGCCCGCAAGCCGGCACTGGGGTTTTCCCCATCTGGCTCCCCTGGCAACAAGCCGGCCGAGAGCCCCTCGGCCTCCCCTGCCAATGGGCATGCCCGCCCCGAGGACAGGACTAAGCGAGAGCTAGCAGAGAATGGAGGCACTGTGCAGTTGGCGGGCCTGGAGCCGCAGCCACTGAATCCCACTGCCTCAG AAAAACAGGAAGAGCTGGTCTGA